A region from the Terriglobia bacterium genome encodes:
- a CDS encoding methylated-DNA--[protein]-cysteine S-methyltransferase, protein MDKTCYTYIQSPVGQLLLAGNATELKFIGFPEGKGARRPEPGWEADAAPFGDVIRQLEAYFAGNLRSFDLALAPEGTPFQRTVWAALCEIPYGTTVSYASVARRIGKPQAVRAVGAANGRNPLPIVIPCHRVIGSDGRLTGYGGGLRVKEALLALEQGKGETFLYLASLGTES, encoded by the coding sequence ATGGACAAGACTTGTTACACATACATTCAGAGTCCTGTAGGGCAACTGCTGCTGGCAGGCAATGCCACCGAATTGAAGTTCATCGGCTTTCCGGAAGGGAAGGGGGCCAGAAGACCGGAGCCGGGATGGGAGGCCGACGCGGCTCCGTTCGGCGATGTGATCCGGCAGCTCGAAGCGTACTTTGCCGGCAACTTGCGCAGTTTTGACCTCGCGCTGGCGCCCGAGGGGACGCCCTTTCAGCGAACGGTCTGGGCGGCGTTGTGCGAGATTCCGTATGGCACCACGGTCAGTTATGCTTCGGTTGCGCGCAGAATCGGTAAACCTCAAGCGGTGCGGGCAGTAGGTGCGGCAAACGGCCGCAACCCGCTTCCTATCGTGATCCCCTGCCATCGTGTCATCGGCAGCGATGGCCGCCTGACGGGTTACGGCGGCGGCCTGCGAGTCAAAGAGGCGCTCCTCGCCCTGGAACAGGGCAAGGGGGAAACATTCCTCTATTTGGCGTCACTCGGCACTGAAAGCTGA
- a CDS encoding alpha-D-glucose phosphate-specific phosphoglucomutase, with protein sequence MVQTIPTTPFPGQRPGTSGLRKRTRIFMQAHYIENFVQSVFDAVREGSGGFKNETLVVGGDGRYYNRTAIQTIVRMAAANGFGRVLVGRGGILSTPAMSAVIRRRGALGGLVLSASHNPGGIDADFGIKYNVRNGGPAPETVTEEIYAHTLKVTRYLTMPAPDVDLDRVDIATVGGSEVAVFDPLSDYTSLMEEIFDFESLRALFRSGFRVAFDAMHGVTGPYAHHILEHCLGAPEGTVRRGAPLEDFGGLHPDPNQVHAADLVALMNRADAPDLGAACDGDGDRNMILGRSFYVGPGDSLAVIAEQARACIPRYRAGLAGVARSMPTSTAVDRVARSLGIPCFETPTGWKFFGNLMDAGMCTLCGEESFGTGSDHIREKDGLWAVLCWLSILASNRMPLAAVVEGHWGRFGRSYYQRHDFEGLDPDVATGMMADLSRRLPSLTTMPLAGSAVELADDFGYMDPVDGSVSTQQGLRILLADGSRMVLRLSGTGTEGATLRLYLEGYRPDGSLPIDQILDPLRRAALDLLKLRDRTGLDKATVIT encoded by the coding sequence ATGGTGCAGACAATTCCGACAACCCCGTTCCCCGGCCAGCGCCCCGGCACTTCGGGCTTGCGCAAGAGGACCCGGATCTTCATGCAGGCGCATTACATTGAAAATTTCGTCCAATCGGTTTTCGATGCTGTGCGCGAAGGCTCCGGTGGTTTCAAGAACGAGACTCTCGTCGTGGGTGGCGATGGGCGCTACTACAACCGGACGGCGATTCAGACCATCGTGCGCATGGCTGCGGCCAACGGCTTCGGCCGTGTTCTGGTTGGACGGGGTGGCATCCTCTCCACTCCTGCAATGTCCGCCGTCATCCGGCGGCGCGGCGCGCTTGGCGGGCTTGTGCTCTCGGCGAGCCACAATCCCGGAGGGATAGACGCCGATTTCGGCATCAAGTACAACGTGCGCAATGGCGGCCCTGCGCCGGAGACCGTGACGGAAGAAATCTATGCCCACACCCTGAAGGTCACCCGCTACCTGACGATGCCGGCGCCCGATGTGGATCTCGATCGCGTGGATATCGCAACCGTTGGTGGCAGCGAGGTGGCTGTGTTCGACCCTCTGTCGGATTACACCTCATTGATGGAGGAGATTTTCGACTTCGAGTCCCTGCGTGCCCTGTTCCGCAGCGGCTTTCGGGTCGCCTTCGATGCCATGCACGGAGTCACCGGCCCCTACGCCCACCACATACTGGAGCATTGCCTGGGTGCTCCCGAGGGAACGGTCCGGCGCGGCGCGCCGCTGGAGGATTTTGGCGGCCTCCATCCGGACCCCAATCAGGTGCATGCTGCAGACCTCGTCGCGCTTATGAATCGGGCTGATGCCCCGGACCTGGGCGCCGCCTGTGACGGTGACGGGGACCGCAACATGATCCTCGGCCGCAGTTTTTATGTCGGGCCCGGCGATTCTCTGGCCGTGATCGCCGAACAGGCGCGCGCGTGCATTCCCCGGTACCGCGCCGGCCTTGCCGGTGTGGCGCGCTCGATGCCGACCAGCACAGCCGTCGACCGTGTGGCCCGGAGCCTGGGCATCCCCTGCTTTGAAACCCCGACCGGATGGAAGTTTTTCGGTAACCTGATGGATGCCGGGATGTGCACCCTTTGCGGAGAGGAAAGCTTCGGCACCGGCTCGGATCATATACGCGAAAAGGACGGCCTGTGGGCGGTTCTGTGCTGGCTCTCCATCCTGGCATCGAACCGCATGCCGCTGGCGGCCGTGGTCGAAGGCCACTGGGGCCGGTTCGGTCGCAGCTACTATCAGCGTCACGATTTTGAAGGACTGGATCCGGATGTCGCCACCGGAATGATGGCGGATCTAAGCCGGAGGTTGCCTTCCCTGACGACAATGCCTCTGGCCGGCAGCGCGGTCGAACTCGCGGACGATTTCGGTTACATGGATCCCGTCGACGGAAGTGTCAGCACACAGCAGGGCCTCCGCATCCTGCTGGCAGACGGATCGCGGATGGTTTTGCGCCTCTCGGGTACAGGTACGGAAGGGGCGACGCTCAGACTTTACCTGGAAGGCTATCGGCCGGACGGCAGCCTGCCAATCGACCAAATTCTGGATCCCCTCCGTCGTGCTGCGCTTGACCTTCTCAAACTGCGTGACCGCACCGGCCTGGACAAAGCCACAGTGATCACTTGA
- a CDS encoding alpha/beta hydrolase: MRYPWGSKKRLWLLLLTLGVLGLAVCVPPSRVITTVRLLVLVRRVASGDIEKNPTVHEEKIVRLIGGFEQEGIVYRPAGSSPASGVVLVPGISELGCNHPRLVALARALAGTGFLVLTPDIRMFREFRIYPPPLDEISFWLREARRVEGGQRLRRVGLAGISFSGTLALIAAAQPQNRDQAAYILGIGSFDDLVRCSSFWFDAGPVTVGPGYYPTRFYAKWIIMLAAVDLLPAERDRQFLESVLRSLLLQKDVPSPPVAVTDVGRRWHRLALMREDQADPELAHQIENHVVEILYPGVSTSRPAAEIRCPVFLAHGAYDDLIPPEESRRLREKIVQARSYLLISPFLTHTHPWEKPLSWWKKTAAAFDLFVFFYHLTGAL, translated from the coding sequence GTGCGATATCCGTGGGGCAGTAAAAAGCGGCTCTGGCTGCTTCTGCTGACGCTGGGAGTATTGGGGCTGGCGGTGTGTGTTCCGCCCTCCAGGGTCATCACAACTGTGCGCCTGCTCGTGTTGGTCCGGCGTGTGGCATCTGGAGATATCGAGAAGAATCCGACAGTTCACGAAGAGAAGATCGTCCGTCTCATAGGGGGATTTGAGCAGGAGGGGATCGTCTATCGCCCTGCGGGCTCATCCCCCGCCAGCGGCGTTGTATTGGTGCCGGGGATAAGTGAACTGGGCTGCAACCACCCTCGGCTGGTCGCGCTGGCCCGCGCCCTCGCCGGCACGGGATTCCTGGTCTTGACCCCCGACATCAGAATGTTCCGCGAGTTTCGGATCTACCCTCCGCCGTTGGATGAGATCTCTTTCTGGCTGCGCGAAGCGCGCAGGGTTGAGGGCGGACAACGGCTCCGTCGCGTTGGGCTCGCCGGCATCTCGTTCTCAGGAACCCTCGCCTTGATCGCGGCCGCCCAGCCGCAGAATCGAGACCAGGCTGCCTACATCCTGGGTATCGGCTCCTTCGACGACCTTGTCCGCTGCAGCTCGTTTTGGTTCGACGCCGGGCCGGTGACGGTCGGCCCCGGCTACTATCCGACTCGCTTTTACGCCAAGTGGATCATCATGCTCGCGGCCGTTGATTTGCTCCCGGCTGAAAGGGATCGCCAGTTTCTTGAGAGTGTCCTACGCAGCCTCCTCCTGCAAAAGGACGTTCCATCGCCCCCGGTTGCGGTAACCGACGTGGGACGGCGCTGGCACAGGCTTGCGCTCATGCGCGAAGATCAGGCAGACCCTGAGCTCGCGCATCAGATCGAAAACCACGTGGTTGAGATACTGTACCCGGGCGTTTCCACCAGCCGGCCCGCTGCCGAGATTCGCTGCCCGGTATTCCTGGCCCATGGAGCCTATGACGATCTGATCCCGCCCGAGGAGAGCCGCAGGCTGCGTGAGAAAATCGTCCAGGCCAGATCCTATCTGTTGATCAGCCCCTTCCTCACTCATACCCACCCGTGGGAGAAACCGTTGAGCTGGTGGAAAAAAACGGCCGCCGCTTTCGATCTTTTTGTTTTTTTCTATCACCTCACTGGAGCCCTTTAA
- a CDS encoding zinc-binding dehydrogenase, whose translation MRAVRLFEQKQPLKMQKIDVPRVGTKDVLVCVKAAGICHSDAHYRSGVTKVGPMPVTLGHEVAGLVEEVGSEVSAFKPGDRVCVHYLVSCGQCHYCSRGCEQFCGSGKMIGKHRDGGWADYISMPERSIFHLPPEISIEQGAVMMCSSSTSLHALKKARVKGGETVAVFGVGGLGASAVQLAKALGALQVYAVDINPVKLRLAESFGAIPIDASKGDPVKEIRRRTEGRGVDVSVEVIGLPLTMRQAVQSLAVQGRAAIAGLSDRTFEIASYGELLSPEAEVIGVADHLAQEMPLLIEFAQQGKLNLTNVITHSVPLDADVVNGVLDELDRYGDRVRTVIVP comes from the coding sequence ATGCGCGCAGTCAGACTGTTTGAGCAAAAGCAGCCGTTGAAAATGCAGAAGATCGATGTCCCCCGCGTGGGCACGAAAGATGTCCTTGTCTGCGTCAAGGCAGCAGGTATCTGCCATTCAGATGCCCATTATCGGTCCGGCGTGACGAAGGTGGGGCCCATGCCCGTAACATTGGGCCACGAGGTCGCGGGATTGGTCGAAGAGGTTGGCTCGGAGGTATCCGCTTTCAAGCCGGGTGACCGGGTCTGCGTTCATTATCTGGTTTCTTGCGGGCAGTGTCATTACTGCAGCCGGGGTTGCGAGCAGTTTTGCGGCTCAGGAAAAATGATCGGCAAACATCGCGATGGCGGCTGGGCCGATTATATCAGCATGCCGGAACGCAGCATATTCCACCTGCCGCCTGAGATATCCATTGAGCAAGGCGCCGTCATGATGTGCTCATCCTCCACCTCGCTCCATGCGCTGAAGAAGGCGCGAGTCAAGGGGGGTGAAACCGTCGCCGTTTTTGGAGTGGGAGGCTTGGGCGCCTCGGCGGTGCAACTGGCAAAGGCGTTGGGTGCGCTTCAGGTGTATGCCGTGGACATCAACCCGGTCAAGCTGAGGCTGGCGGAGAGTTTTGGAGCGATCCCCATCGACGCCTCCAAGGGCGATCCCGTCAAGGAGATCCGGAGGCGGACTGAGGGCAGGGGTGTGGATGTGTCCGTCGAAGTGATTGGACTGCCACTGACCATGCGACAGGCTGTTCAATCGTTGGCAGTTCAGGGACGCGCTGCCATAGCAGGATTGAGCGACCGCACATTCGAGATCGCTTCCTATGGCGAGCTCCTGAGCCCGGAGGCCGAAGTGATCGGTGTGGCAGACCACTTGGCCCAGGAAATGCCGCTGCTCATCGAATTTGCGCAGCAGGGCAAGCTGAACCTGACCAATGTGATCACACACTCAGTGCCTCTTGATGCCGATGTGGTCAACGGGGTCCTGGATGAACTGGATCGGTACGGTGACCGCGTCCGCACGGTGATCGTGCCTTGA
- a CDS encoding NFACT family protein encodes MLSLREVQRAARVTAARLSGARLQRLVQADNHQLILEFYRQAATHLVLLSCRPRFARISGLREIPKAPPVPPAFAQFLRAHFSGATFEHTTTSPHDRRVGIRLGSHTGGFEIVLSILGARSNIYLLDADGVLLYAMRPLAETRRALVIGRPWIDPEGGPKSEGADRWEHIPDDSYLEAIEETYAGLERIEDAEVLGRRLEYVLNKEAEFLERKAVNLLQDLGEAVQAEGYRHKGELLKLALHSIRPGADSVTVTDFESGSQVAISLDPRLTPAENLAVYFKRYQKEIRGAKALQEQLQVLRGAQEQLADFRRRLSRIPGLPAPDPAALEALAAEPRIRKLLSRAYPDRKRSAPRTATIEPGRKEIPGRLRPKRYRTEQGLEIWVGRSEEGNDYLTTRLARGNDLFFHLEGYPGSHVILRTGGKGDPPAESMLDACELAVHFSKLKDARQADVHVAPVKNVRKPKGAKPGLVYVTGGKTIHLRRDAKRLENILAARLDE; translated from the coding sequence ATGTTGAGTTTGAGGGAAGTGCAGCGCGCCGCCAGGGTGACGGCAGCGCGACTTTCGGGAGCCAGGTTGCAGCGCCTTGTGCAGGCTGACAATCATCAGCTCATCCTGGAGTTCTACCGTCAGGCGGCGACGCATCTTGTGCTCTTGTCGTGCCGGCCGCGGTTCGCGCGCATCAGCGGTCTCCGGGAGATACCCAAGGCTCCGCCGGTTCCGCCGGCTTTCGCCCAGTTCCTGCGCGCTCATTTCAGCGGCGCTACCTTTGAGCACACCACAACCTCTCCGCACGACAGGCGCGTTGGAATCCGCCTGGGCTCTCACACCGGCGGATTCGAGATCGTTCTTTCCATCCTTGGCGCCAGGAGCAACATCTATCTGCTTGATGCGGACGGTGTCCTTCTGTACGCAATGCGCCCGCTGGCTGAAACCCGGCGCGCGTTGGTTATCGGGCGGCCCTGGATCGATCCGGAAGGGGGTCCGAAATCCGAAGGCGCCGATCGGTGGGAGCACATTCCCGACGACAGCTATCTGGAGGCCATCGAAGAAACCTATGCCGGCTTGGAGAGGATCGAAGATGCGGAGGTGCTCGGACGCCGGCTGGAATACGTCCTCAACAAGGAGGCGGAGTTTCTCGAGCGCAAGGCGGTGAACCTGCTCCAGGACCTAGGGGAGGCAGTTCAGGCAGAGGGCTACCGGCACAAGGGCGAACTGCTGAAACTGGCGCTGCACTCGATCCGGCCTGGTGCCGACTCCGTGACGGTCACCGATTTCGAGAGTGGAAGCCAGGTGGCGATTTCCCTTGACCCCAGATTGACGCCGGCAGAGAACCTGGCTGTCTACTTCAAGCGCTATCAAAAGGAGATCCGTGGGGCCAAAGCGCTTCAGGAACAGCTGCAAGTCTTGAGGGGGGCACAGGAGCAACTTGCCGATTTCCGGCGCCGGCTAAGCAGGATACCTGGGCTGCCGGCACCCGATCCTGCGGCACTTGAGGCTCTGGCTGCCGAGCCGCGCATACGCAAGCTGCTATCCCGCGCCTACCCCGACCGGAAGCGGAGCGCACCCCGGACGGCGACGATTGAGCCGGGCAGAAAAGAAATCCCTGGCCGACTGCGCCCGAAGCGATACCGGACAGAGCAGGGGCTGGAGATATGGGTCGGGCGCAGCGAAGAGGGGAACGATTATCTGACCACGCGGCTGGCACGCGGCAACGATCTCTTTTTTCATCTGGAGGGCTATCCCGGCAGTCACGTGATCCTGCGGACCGGAGGGAAAGGCGATCCGCCTGCCGAATCAATGCTCGATGCCTGCGAACTGGCGGTTCACTTCTCGAAGCTGAAGGACGCACGCCAGGCCGATGTTCACGTCGCCCCGGTCAAGAATGTCAGGAAGCCTAAAGGGGCGAAGCCGGGATTGGTGTATGTCACAGGCGGAAAGACGATCCACCTCAGGCGCGACGCGAAGCGCCTGGAGAACATCCTGGCGGCCCGGCTTGACGAATGA
- a CDS encoding D-alanine--D-alanine ligase — translation MTRRSKSKQASVAVIYNNTGVDHYEQLRDIDPSTLDFTPVYPLQVATVQEEYHAIVNALKTEGYHVTLLNIEDDLTRLQRLFAHTSPDVIFNLVEMFHSDPQLESAIAALFDLYQIPYTGSAPFALDLCQRKSITKQVLMKQGIATPGYRLLRTPKVPRAHGLLYPLIVKPAQEDASLGVEAGSVVYDYGQLVSRVNLVFESFDPPVLIEEFIPGKELHVAILGNDRPQVLPIIEFDFSDLPEDHPAIITYDVKWNPLDQAYHKVHAICPAQLSKKVEQTVREQALQAYQATFCRDYARIDMRLTESDTPCVLEVNPNPDLTESVSFMESAERAGMSFSQTLGKIVGFALARRKKRRVKPSRGGN, via the coding sequence ATGACCCGACGTTCCAAAAGCAAACAGGCGTCAGTAGCCGTCATTTACAACAACACCGGCGTTGACCATTACGAGCAGCTGCGCGATATCGATCCCTCCACTCTCGATTTCACGCCCGTATACCCGCTCCAGGTAGCGACGGTCCAGGAAGAATACCATGCCATAGTCAACGCCCTAAAAACAGAAGGTTATCATGTAACTCTGCTCAACATCGAAGACGATCTCACCCGACTCCAGCGGCTCTTTGCCCACACCTCGCCCGACGTGATTTTCAATCTCGTCGAGATGTTCCACAGCGATCCCCAGCTCGAGTCGGCCATCGCCGCGCTTTTCGACCTCTACCAGATCCCGTACACCGGCTCGGCGCCCTTTGCACTCGATCTCTGCCAACGCAAGTCGATTACAAAGCAAGTCCTCATGAAGCAGGGGATCGCAACACCAGGCTATCGGCTCCTGCGCACACCCAAGGTTCCGCGCGCGCATGGTCTCCTATACCCGTTGATCGTCAAACCGGCGCAAGAGGATGCCAGCCTGGGGGTCGAGGCTGGATCGGTGGTATATGATTACGGACAGCTCGTCAGCCGTGTCAACCTTGTTTTTGAGTCGTTCGATCCGCCCGTGCTGATCGAAGAGTTCATTCCGGGGAAAGAACTGCACGTGGCAATCCTCGGCAATGACCGGCCTCAGGTGCTGCCGATCATTGAGTTCGATTTTTCGGACCTGCCGGAGGACCATCCCGCCATTATCACCTACGATGTGAAATGGAATCCTCTGGATCAGGCCTACCACAAAGTGCATGCCATCTGTCCCGCTCAGCTTTCCAAGAAGGTCGAGCAGACAGTGAGGGAACAGGCGCTCCAGGCCTATCAGGCGACCTTCTGCCGCGATTACGCGCGGATCGACATGCGCTTGACCGAATCCGACACCCCCTGTGTGCTCGAAGTCAATCCCAACCCGGATCTCACCGAAAGCGTCTCCTTCATGGAATCCGCAGAACGGGCCGGCATGTCATTTTCCCAGACCCTGGGCAAGATCGTCGGCTTCGCACTCGCGCGCAGGAAGAAGCGCCGCGTGAAGCCCTCCCGCGGGGGCAACTGA